The DNA region AACCGCAGCACACCCCACACGTACACCGCGGCCAGCACCAGGGCGAGGGTGCCGAAGATCAGATCGAAGCGCCAGTCGAACAGCAGCCGCGCGACGTTCGGCGGGCCGGCCAGGTTGTAGCCGATCTCGACCTCGGTCGGTGTCGGGACCTTGCGCTGATCCGGCGGCGGGGTGCGGCCCAGACCCACGGCGAGACCGATGGTGGCCGCGAAGATCAGGGCCTCGACGCCCGCGAGGCGGATCAGCGCGCCGCGGTCCTGCGGATCCCGCTCCAGATCCGGGATCGCGCGCTTGCGCTGCAGGAAACCCATGACGCCGAGCAGGATCAGCGCGGTGGCCTTGGCGAGCACGAGTTTGCCGTAGTTGGTGGTCAGCAGCTCCGACACCGGCAGCCGGACCAGGGCGTTGATCACACCGCTGATCGCGATCACCACGAACGAGACGGTCGCCACGATCGAGAATCGCCGCACGGCCAGTGCCGTGTATTTGCCTTCCCGCAGCGCGTAGGCGAGCACCGCGAACAGCCCACCCACCCAGAAGCAGGTCGAAAGCAGGTGCAGGATCAGACTGTTGGTGGCCAGATCGTGGGCGCCACCCGAGGAGGAATGCCCGGTCAGCGCCACCGGCAGCAGCGAGACCACCGACAGCAGCAGCAGCACGGGAGTCCAGCCCCAGCGCAACGCCACCCGGCATCCGATCGCCAGCCCCAGCACCATGAACACGGTGAACCGCCACGACCCGGCCACCTCGACCTGGTCCGCGGCCCGCCACACCTGCTCCGGCCGCATCGAGTCCAGCAGCGGTTGCCCGGTGGTGTCCGACAGCGTCAACGGCACCAGCAGCGCCGCCGCGCCCGCCCATACCAGGGCCGCGTTCCCGGCCCGCCGCATCGCCCGATATCCCCCGACATCCAGTACCCCGCTGCCCTGCGGCGGCACGAAGAACGCCGCGAACAACAGCGACCCGATGGTCAACGCCGCCGCCAGATCCGCCACCGCCCGCACCGCCGGCAACCCGTAGGTGGTCAGCGGCCCCGGATCCGGAATCCCCAGCAAGGTCAGTGCCTGCGCCGCCGACAACGCCACGACCAGCGCCGCCACCAAGGCGGCCGCTGCCCCACCCAGTGCCGTGACCGCAGCGAACGTCACCCCCGAACCCGACCGATTCGCCGAAATATCCGATCCTGCGGGCGGGTCCTGCACTGACGACATAGGCCCAGCGTAGTTCGGAGCGCCCGTCCAGACTCCCCTGGGGTTTCCGGTCGTCCGGTCTGCACAACCGCCCCGACGCGCCGAACGGTTGCTGAGCGAGAACCATTACTGATCTGGA from Nocardia tengchongensis includes:
- a CDS encoding cytochrome c oxidase assembly protein, with translation MSSVQDPPAGSDISANRSGSGVTFAAVTALGGAAAALVAALVVALSAAQALTLLGIPDPGPLTTYGLPAVRAVADLAAALTIGSLLFAAFFVPPQGSGVLDVGGYRAMRRAGNAALVWAGAAALLVPLTLSDTTGQPLLDSMRPEQVWRAADQVEVAGSWRFTVFMVLGLAIGCRVALRWGWTPVLLLLSVVSLLPVALTGHSSSGGAHDLATNSLILHLLSTCFWVGGLFAVLAYALREGKYTALAVRRFSIVATVSFVVIAISGVINALVRLPVSELLTTNYGKLVLAKATALILLGVMGFLQRKRAIPDLERDPQDRGALIRLAGVEALIFAATIGLAVGLGRTPPPDQRKVPTPTEVEIGYNLAGPPNVARLLFDWRFDLIFGTLALVLAAVYVWGVLRLRQRGDSWPVGRTIAWLAGCTTLLIATSSGVGRYAPAMFSVHMAQHMMLSMLAPILFALGGPVLLALRAIQPAGRNQPPGAREWILAAVHNPVSRFLTQPVVASVLFVGGFYALYLGGIFDKYVGTHGAHILMNVHFLLSGYLFYWVVIGIDPKPRPVEPLTKLGMVFGSLPFHAFFGIALMSMNTVMGGWFYRGLGLSWNKDLLDDQHTGGSLAWASGEVPLVVVMLALLIQWSRSDRRLATRLDRKAERDDDAERNAYNAMFAELARRDGEVRK